In Actinomycetota bacterium, the following proteins share a genomic window:
- a CDS encoding tetratricopeptide repeat protein gives MTIDVDTYELFRRGSELLAAGHAHQAVIALEQARDAAPGHGSVREALGRAYYGAGRTSAAEAEFSEALEIDPSNDYAHFGLGLCLARGGERARAVGHLRLAVVMRPEVDTYRQALDRVERLRAAEEPGRG, from the coding sequence ATGACCATCGACGTCGACACCTACGAGCTGTTCCGGCGGGGCAGCGAGCTGCTGGCCGCCGGCCACGCCCACCAGGCGGTGATCGCGCTCGAACAGGCCCGCGACGCCGCCCCGGGGCACGGCTCGGTCCGGGAGGCGCTGGGCCGCGCCTACTACGGCGCCGGCCGGACCTCGGCCGCCGAGGCCGAGTTCTCCGAGGCCCTGGAGATCGACCCGAGCAACGACTACGCCCACTTCGGCCTCGGCCTCTGCCTGGCCAGGGGCGGCGAGCGGGCCCGGGCCGTCGGCCACCTCCGCCTGGCCGTGGTCATGCGCCCGGAGGTCGACACCTACCGCCAGGCCCTCGACCGGGTCGAGCGCCTGCGCGCCGCCGAGGAACCCGGTCGTGGCTGA